In Musa acuminata AAA Group cultivar baxijiao chromosome BXJ3-11, Cavendish_Baxijiao_AAA, whole genome shotgun sequence, one DNA window encodes the following:
- the LOC103971268 gene encoding lipase: MDRPRCLVAMVLICLLSICHGRGLRVGHKNDGHVYNHTLAKILVEYASAVYMSDLTALFTWTCSRCTDLTEGFEVVELIVDVENCLQAYVGVAHDLNAVIVAFRGTQEHSIRNWIQDLFWKQLDLNYPDMPDAMVHHGFYSAYHNTTLRPGIVSAVQEARELYGDIPVMVTGHSMGGAMASFCALDLTVNYGIHNVQLMTFGQPRVGNAAFVSYFSKHVQNAVRVTNEHDIVPHLPPYYSYFPQKTYHHFPREVWVHNVGIGSLVYMIEKVCDGSGEDPSCSRSVSGNSVSDHLAYFGIEMQADTWGTCRIVFHGNMVQYQVDLAGNIVLSKRPGVSSVLQQSVEADKSRNAI, from the exons TTGTCACGGGAGAG GACTTAGAGTTGGTCACAAGAACGACGGTCATGTATATAATCATACTCTTGCCAAGATTCTTGTTGAATATGCTTCTGCT GTGTACATGTCGGATCTGACTGCATTATTTACATGGACGTGCTCTAGATGTACTGATTTGACAGAG GGTTTTGAGGTGGTGGAGCTGATTGTTGATGTTGAGAACTGTTTACAG GCATATGTTGGTGTAGCTCATGACCTTAACGCTGTCATAGTTGCCTTCAGGGGAACTCAAGAACATAG CATTCGCAACTGGATTCAAGACCTCTTCTGGAAGCAGCTGGATTTGAACTACCCAGACATGCCTGACGCTATG GTGCACCATGGGTTTTATTCTGCTTATCATAATACAACTCTACGTCCTGGGATTGTTAGTGCTGTTCAAGAGGCCAGAGAGTTGTACGGAGATATTCCTGTCATGGTTACAGGGCATTCCATGGGAGGTGCTATGGCTTCCTTTTGTGCACTTGATCTTACT GTCAATTACGGAATACACAATGTTCAACTCATGACATTTGGACAACCTCGAGTGGGAAATGCTGCTTTTGTGTCGTACTTCAGCAAACACGTGCAGAATGCAGTTAGAGTTACCAATGAGCATGATATTGTGCCACATTTACCACCTTATTATTCTTACTTTCCCCAAAAGACATACCATCACTTTCCAAGAGAG GTATGGGTCCATAATGTCGGAATAGGCAGTCTTGTTTATATGATCGAGAAGGTTTGTGATGGTTCTGGTGAAGACCCTTCTTGCAGCAG GTCTGTAAGTGGGAACAGCGTATCAGATCACCTGGCATACTTTGGTATCGAGATGCAGGCAGATACTTGGGGCACCTGCAGAATCGTGTTCCATGGCAATATGGTGCAGTACCAAGTAGACCTTGCAGGAAACATCGTCTTGTCAAAGCGGCCTGGGGTTTCATCAGTTCTACAACAAAGTGTAGAAGCAGATAAAAGTAGGAATGCCATTTAG
- the LOC103971269 gene encoding probable esterase PIR7A, which translates to MHTGAPSTIIGSSLSVEREEMEEERSKQHFVLVHGIGHGAWCWYKLTALLRSAGHTVTALDLAGSGVHPQRLDEVRSFGDYARPLMEVMASIPPREKVVLVGHSYGGACVALAMERFPEKVLVAVFVAGIMPSPACSLARIAEEFFKGHPLEAYMDSTLVVRKDPLSICSISFGYNYLSTRLYQLSPPEDLTLATMLVRPASCFLDDANEMMQLTEERFGSVRRVFIVCKEDKSTSEAFQLWMIQRSPGAEVMEIEAADHMVMLSRPRELFRLLVEIAVEHGSRTSSHDLPRPRGGGRLR; encoded by the exons ATGCACACGGGAGCCCCATCAACCATTATTGGAAGCTCCCTCTCAGTTGAAagggaggagatggaggaggagaggagCAAGCAGCACTTCGTTCTCGTCCACGGGATCGGCCATGGCGCGTGGTGCTGGTACAAGCTCACCGCGCTGCTGAGGTCGGCCGGGCACACCGTCACGGCGCTGGACCTTGCCGGCAGCGGCGTGCACCCGCAGCGCCTGGACGAGGTCCGCTCGTTCGGGGACTACGCCAGGCCGCTGATGGAGGTGATGGCGTCGATCCCGCCGCGGGAGAAGGTGGTACTCGTCGGCCACAGCTACGGCGGCGCCTGCGTTGCGCTCGCCATGGAGAGATTCCCTGAGAAAGTGCTGGTCGCTGTCTTCGTCGCCGGCATCATGCCAAGCCCCGCCTGCTCCCTCGCCAGAATTGCAGAAGAG TTCTTCAAAGGACATCCACTCGAAGCCTACATGGATTCCACGCTCGTAGTCCGTAAAGATCCCCTGAGCATTTGCTCGATCAGCTTCGGATACAACTACTTGTCGACGAGGTTGTATCAGCTCAGCCCGCCGGAG GACCTGACGCTGGCGACCATGCTGGTGAGACCGGCGAGCTGCTTCCTCGACGACGCGAACGAGATGATGCAGCTCACGGAGGAGAGGTTCGGGTCGGTGAGACGGGTGTTCATCGTGTGCAAGGAGGACAAGTCCACGAGCGAGGCCTTCCAGCTGTGGATGATCCAGCGCAGCCCGGGGGCGGAGGTGATGGAGATCGAAGCCGCCGATCACATGGTGATGCTGTCGAGGCCCCGCGAGCTCTTCAGGCTCCTCGTGGAGATCGCCGTCGAGCATGGATCGAGAACTTCCTCCCATGATTTGCCTCGACCACGTGGTGGGGGCCGCCTGAGGTAA